GGCTCTTCTTTCCCCATCTCACCAGAAGCCATCTATCGTGCAGTTGGTCGAGATGAACACTCGGCGCAGCAGCTGAATAATGAGCTGATGCAGCGTAAGTCACTGGAGATGATTCGCCGCAATTACCGATGACTCAGCCACTGATAGCAAGAAAAGGGACGTTCTTCTGGCTGACTGGCCCAGTCGACCACATGCACATCATCATCAATGATCCTGTCTTCTGCCCAGAAGCGGGTCATGAGCTTGTTGTTGACGTGAACATCACCTCTATGACTGAACGTCATGATCCGGCTTGTGTTTTAGAAGCTGGTTGCCACCCATTCATCACTCGTCAAAGCTATGTTTTTTACCGCGATGCATCTCCTTTCAGTGCAACCAAACTAGCTGCTGGCGTAGCTGCTGGAGAAGTTCGGACTCATGAAGCGGTCGATGAGGCACTTTATGAAAAGGTACTTGAGGGATTTAAGGTCTCGAGATTTGTGAAACCCCGAATTAAGCGCTTCCTTCGAAATCATGCCAGGTTAATTGACTAGCCTGTTATACCCTCCTTACTTTCACTTTCCCTCTGCAAAGGGTTCAGCTTCACGGCATCATTCAAGTGGTCCGGTGCAAGGTGTGCATACCGCATGGTCCTCTGGTAACCCCCCATTTTTAGCGGGGTTCAAAAGTAGACCTCAGGCCACCATGGGCGTAGCCCTGCTCGCCCAGCAGTTGAATAATTGCCGCTTCCAGCTTGGCTTCGGTGAACTTCATATCCTTTTCCCTGTACTGTCCGGCCGCGCCCCCTGCCCGCGCCGCTCTATCAGAGTTTGCCTTTATCCGTTAGCTGTTGGGTATGTTCGATAAAGGCGTCAAAGTCACTTTTCTGGCCCGCCAATGTTTCACGACGCCGGGTTTCGTACTGGTCGTATTCCGCCTCAGCCAGCTGTTTTGCCACGGCAGCCGATACTTTTTCACCATCCTGCAGAATCTCATGCTCGTTGAATTCAAGGAAGGCGTCCAGCTTGTTGGCCCAGTCCTGCATTGTCATCGGCCGCTGCCGGGCGGCCTGGCTCTCCGCATAGTCGAGATACATGGTGACGATACGGTTCAGTGCCGTGATCTCATCCTGAGTCAGGTAGTTCTTGGCGACGGACACATCCTTTTTGCTCACCCGGGCACCGGACCAGCTCCAGCTGGTGAGCCCCATATTGGGCTGGGTGCTGTCAGCCCGCTCTCGGATCAGTTCCGGCGCGGTATGCCCATGAATCGCCCAATGCAGCTTGTTCTGTACGGCCGCGAAGAAGCGCTGACTCAGTTGGGCGTTCTTGTTGTAGTCCACCGCTGTGGCATAGATATCGGTGATCTTCTGGTAGAAGCGCCGCTCCGATGCACGGATATCCCGAATCCGCGCCAGCAGCTCATCGAAGTAGTCCGCGCCCAGATCCCGATCAGGATTTTTCAGGCGCTCGTCATCCATGGCGAAGCCCTTGATCAGGTACTCTTTCAGCACCCGCGTGGCCCACTGGCGGAACTGAATACCCCGGTTGGACCGGACCCGATAACCCACCGCCAACACGGCATCCAGATTGTAATGGTCGAGCAGCCGCTCCACGTCTCGCGCGCCTTCCCGGGCAACTGTCCGGAATTTCCGGATAGTTGAATCCGGCTCCAGCTCGCCTTCATCGTAGATGTTGTTCAGGTGTTCACTGATGGTCTTTGGCGACTTTTCGAACAGCTCGGCGATCTGCCGTTGGGTCAGCCAGAGGGTGTCCTCCACCACCTTCAGTTGCAGCCGGATAGAGCCATCTTCAGAGGTGAATATCTCCATCGGCAAGGGGGCTTGGCGCATCGGGTTCTCCTTTTTTGATCGGCCTTCCCTGGCCGGTGCGTGGGTCCCGATGACTTTGCTCCGGGATGGCTGTTTCTTGTGTGTTTGGCTTAACTCAGCGTTGCTGCGATCTGCTGCTCGGCATCCGGGATCTGGAGCTCGCCGGTGATGAGTTTGGGTAGTAAATAATCACGTATTATGGCGAATGTCTGGTTCGAATCATTGTTCGACCTGACTCGTCAGAAAAGCGTTTCTGTAGTGGTCAAGTCATTTAGGACTCAAGACCCAAACACCTGCTTCAGCAGTTCGGTTGTCCGTGCCGCAGGCTGCTGACGTATCAAGCGTTCTTCCTCACCCAATCGAAGAAACAGCCCTTCAAGCGCCCGCGAAGTGACATGCTCATTCAGGTCTGGACTGAATCCCTGCAGCATTGGCAGATATGACTCGGCCTGTTGCACCAGTGCTTCATAGGCGAGGCTAACGCCGCTGGCAGACATGGCCTCGCTGATCAGCGGCTGCATACGCTGCTGTAGCCGGGTTGACGTTTTGTCACGAAAATACTCGGTTGCGGCGTTATCGCCACCGGAGTAAATACGTCGGGCATCTTCCAGTGTCATCTGTTCAAGTGTATCCAGAAACACGGGCGTGGCTTCACTGATTGCCTGCTCTGCGGCGCGGTTCATACTGCGCTCAAAGGTTTCCACGTAAGACTCAAGCCCGGCACGACGCAGCAGCCCGGCCCCGCTTTCGAGCATGCCCGGCAACGGTATCCGCACGTCGGGGCGGCCATAGTAGCCATCCGTTGCCGCAAGCTGGCCGATGGCACGCTCGCCACCCACTCGCAGGGCTTCTTTGAGTCCGCGTGCCAGAGTCGCTGTGTCCATACCCGCCGGCACTGCCGTTTCGCTTTGCTCTGAGCGGTTTTGCCCCTCCAGCAACTGCTGGCCTTGCTTGAGCAGGTCATCCCAGGCAGCCGTGGCTTGTGGCACAACCATGGCACTGGTCCAAAGGGTTATTGCCATTATGTGCACTGCATTGCGTCGTATCATTTTGGGTATCCCTGAATAGCGAATCTGCAGGCAGTATAGAGTAGTACGGATCAAGCTTCAGTCGTTCAACTTCACCGGATCGCCCAGTATGTTGATCTCGGTAACCAGCCGATCATCGCCCAGCAGGATGATCAGCGCCAGTAGTTCATCAATGCTTTCCACCGCCTCACCGCGCACAGCCAGTTCCGGAACAGCGGACATATCCAGCAACAGAAAGTCCGCTTCGGTATCCGGCCGCAGATTTCCTGCATATGACTCCAGCTGCAGCGCTCTTGCACCACCCAGGGTTGCCAGGTAGAAGGCATAAAGCGGATTCAATGGCTCGCCGCGCAGTTGTTGCACCCGTAACGCATCTGCCAGTGTTTTCAGTATTGAGCAACTCGGCCCAGCACCTACATCGGTCCCGACCGACAGGGAAACGCCCGCCTGCCGCAGGGCCTGCAACGGCATCAGTCCAGAGCCCAGCAGCAGGTTGGACGAGGGGCAATGTGCCACACTGGCGCCACTGGCACCCAAGCGCCGCTGTTCGGCGGCACTCAGATGGATGGCATGTGCGAACAGGCTGCGCGGGCGCAACAGTCTATAGTGATCATAGACATCCAGATATCCCTTGCACTCGGGAAAGAGTTGCTGGGCGCGGTCACATTCAGAGGGCGTTTCCGCAAGGTGGGTTTGCAGGTAAAGGTCGGAATGACCATCAAGACGGTCGCCACACCAGGCCAGCAAAGCTTCGGAACAGGCTGGCGCAAAGCGAGGGGTCAGTGCGTAGCTGAGCCGGTCAACCCCATGCCAGCGTGCGATCAGCTCATCGCTATGTTCACGTGCCTGCTCCAGAGGCTCACGCAGTTCAGTCGGTACCAGTCGATCCTGCAGTACCTTGCCACTGATCATGCGCAGTTTGTATCGCTGCGCCACTCGAAAAAAGGCATCCGCACTCCAGGGTTGCACTCCGGCGAATACCATTGCGGTTGTCGTACCGTTGCGCAGCAGCTCACGGATAAAGCGCTCTGCCATCGCCTCTGCCGTAACGGCATCATGGATGGCGGCCTCGGCGGGAAAGGCTCGTTTGGATAACCACTCAAACAACGCTCCGGCCGGGCTGGCCGCGATACTCAATTGTGGATAATGGGTGTGAGTATCGATCAGCCCAGGTATCAGGAGGCAGCCGCGACGATCTTCAATAACCTGCCCCGCAGGCAGCTGTGCCTGCAGCGCTTTATACTCCCCAAGCGCTTTGATCCTTCCCTGTTCGATCCAGAGCAGGCCGTCCTGCAGGTGCTCGATTGCTTGCTCACCCTGTTCGGCTGGACTGGCCAAACAGTGCAGGACAGTCGCACGGATCACGCGAGAGGATGTAGTCTGACTCATGGCACGCAACACCTTCAGTTCAGCTGGCTAACGTACACAGGGTATATCCTCCCAGCGCGTGGTGTAAGAGGGAGACAGCCGTTCCCGTTTCATCGCCCACCCGGTGCGCATGCCCTGCCCGGCAAAAAACACCTGCCCACGACCGCTTTGGTTGATGTGATCCAGCACCTGCATCAGCTCTCGACTGCCAGGGGACGCCGTCGGTGTATCAAACAGCTCGGGCTGGTAGCAGCCGGGTGCATGAAAATCTCCCAGCATAACGCCCGCTTTCATGTAGAGGTGATCATCGCGCCAGAGCTGACGCAGCAGCAGGACGGCTCGATTGATAATCACTCGACTGTCGTCATCGGGAATTGGCAGCTCGGCCGTGGCTGTATTGCTGTAAAAGGGTTCTCCCGGTCGAAAGGGGCTGGTACGGATAAAGACACTGACCACTTTGGCGAACTGGCCTTCCTGCCGCAGCTTTTCGGCGGCACGTGCTGCATAGGTGCAGACCGCCTGCTTCATCTCTTCAAATTGACTGATGCGCTGGCCGAATGAACGGCTGCAGATAATCTGCTGCTTCACCGCAGGCTGCTGCTCCAGTGACAGGCAGGACTCACCATTCAGTTCTCGGATGGTGCGCTCCAGCACCACCGAAAAGCGCTGGCGAGCCAACCGAGGAGGCATGGCCGCCAGGTCAGCTGCCGTTTGCACACCCTGCTCCTGCAGCTGTCGATTCAAGCGCCGCCCAACGCCCCACACATCACTGACCGGTACCCGCTGCAGCAGGCGTCGCTGGCGCTCGGGGCAGCTCAGATCGACGACTCCGCCTGTGGCCGGATACTGCTTGGCTGCATGATTGGCAAGCTTAGCCAAGGTCTTGGTCGGTGCAATGCCAACACCGGTGGCAATTCCTGTCCAGCGCAGGACCCGTTGGCGCATTTGCTGGCCAAATGTTTCAAGGCAATGAATATGATTAACGCCAGTGAGATCAAGAAAGGCCTCATCGATGGAATAAACCTCGACTGCCGGTGCCATGTCTTCAAGCACACTCATCACTCGGGCTGACATGTCGGCATACAGGGCATAATTGGAAGAGAAAACCGCCACCCCATAACGCCGGGCCAGTGCCTGAATCTGAAAAAACGGCACAGCCATACCAATTCCCAGCGCTTTGGCCTCAGGCGAACGTGCCACCACGCAGCCATCGTTGTTCGACAACACCACAACCGGAGAATGTTTAAGGTCAGGCCGGAATAGCTTCTCACAGGAGGCATAGAAGCTGTTACAGTCGACCAGTGCGAAGGTTTTGCTCATCCGCGCCTCATCTGTCTGACGACACCGACTACAACACCGAATATCTCCAACTCCTGCTCGGCTCTCACTTCAATGACCGGATAGCGACGGTTGCGCGGCAGCAGCCTGGGAGCAGGCTTCAGTTGCAACTCCTTGACCGTAAAATCGTTGTCGAGACTGGCTACAACCGTATCCCCACTGACAGCCTCCAGCGAACGATCCACCACCAAAATGTCCCCCGGACAGATACCGGCTTCAAGCATGGAGTCACCACGAACCCGAACAAAAAAAGTGGCGGCCGGACGCTGGACACACAATTGATTCAAATCCAGCACCTGCTCCACATAGTCCTGCGCAGGCGAGGGAAACCCGGCACAGACCGATTCCAGTTGCAGAGGAATCCACAGCGGCTGAAACACTCCACCCCGACCGATAATCACTGCTGACATAGCTGCTAACCCATTATTCTGTATTTATATACAGTATAATATCGTTCACCGGAGAGCTGTCCAGTGAAGATTCATGCACTTGTCATAACACCCTCTTGTGCAGCGCAGCAGACGTCACTATAATACTAATGTCTAACACACAAAGCTTGGGGAGTGTTGTTATGAAATTCAATCAATACACCGGTATTCCAAATGATGATCGCCGCATCCAGCAGGAGCTGATCGCCATGGGATATGCAGATCAGCCCTACAAGGCTGAGCCCGGCGCACTGTCGAAGCTGCTGTCTCAGACCGCAGAATTTCTGACCTGGATGCGCTGGAAGGGTGAAGTTGGCGTATACGGATGCCGTATCGGGGCAGACGCTGCCCGCCGGATGGAGGCAGTAACGGCTGCCTGATCCTGACACTTCGGTGTTTTTCCTTATCTGTTGTTTGTTGTTATTCCATCCGCTCCGGCTTGCCTGAGCGGATTTTTTTTGCCCGTCTATACTGCATTGACCTGCGACAGTATGCCGCAGGTTGTCAAAGCGCTACGTTGTGTATACTTTATAAGTAATATACTTATTATTAAAAGTAATAACGGAGGCGCAACCATGCACCCCTTTAAAGCTTCAGTACCTCAAAATCCCGGACGCCGCCGAATTCTGCAGATGGGGGCAGGCGCAACCGCTCTGTCTGCTC
This DNA window, taken from Marinobacterium iners, encodes the following:
- the rhuM gene encoding RhuM family protein codes for the protein MRQAPLPMEIFTSEDGSIRLQLKVVEDTLWLTQRQIAELFEKSPKTISEHLNNIYDEGELEPDSTIRKFRTVAREGARDVERLLDHYNLDAVLAVGYRVRSNRGIQFRQWATRVLKEYLIKGFAMDDERLKNPDRDLGADYFDELLARIRDIRASERRFYQKITDIYATAVDYNKNAQLSQRFFAAVQNKLHWAIHGHTAPELIRERADSTQPNMGLTSWSWSGARVSKKDVSVAKNYLTQDEITALNRIVTMYLDYAESQAARQRPMTMQDWANKLDAFLEFNEHEILQDGEKVSAAVAKQLAEAEYDQYETRRRETLAGQKSDFDAFIEHTQQLTDKGKL
- a CDS encoding DUF4197 domain-containing protein, which produces MAITLWTSAMVVPQATAAWDDLLKQGQQLLEGQNRSEQSETAVPAGMDTATLARGLKEALRVGGERAIGQLAATDGYYGRPDVRIPLPGMLESGAGLLRRAGLESYVETFERSMNRAAEQAISEATPVFLDTLEQMTLEDARRIYSGGDNAATEYFRDKTSTRLQQRMQPLISEAMSASGVSLAYEALVQQAESYLPMLQGFSPDLNEHVTSRALEGLFLRLGEEERLIRQQPAARTTELLKQVFGS
- the guaD gene encoding guanine deaminase, which encodes MSQTTSSRVIRATVLHCLASPAEQGEQAIEHLQDGLLWIEQGRIKALGEYKALQAQLPAGQVIEDRRGCLLIPGLIDTHTHYPQLSIAASPAGALFEWLSKRAFPAEAAIHDAVTAEAMAERFIRELLRNGTTTAMVFAGVQPWSADAFFRVAQRYKLRMISGKVLQDRLVPTELREPLEQAREHSDELIARWHGVDRLSYALTPRFAPACSEALLAWCGDRLDGHSDLYLQTHLAETPSECDRAQQLFPECKGYLDVYDHYRLLRPRSLFAHAIHLSAAEQRRLGASGASVAHCPSSNLLLGSGLMPLQALRQAGVSLSVGTDVGAGPSCSILKTLADALRVQQLRGEPLNPLYAFYLATLGGARALQLESYAGNLRPDTEADFLLLDMSAVPELAVRGEAVESIDELLALIILLGDDRLVTEINILGDPVKLND
- the umuC gene encoding translesion error-prone DNA polymerase V subunit UmuC is translated as MSKTFALVDCNSFYASCEKLFRPDLKHSPVVVLSNNDGCVVARSPEAKALGIGMAVPFFQIQALARRYGVAVFSSNYALYADMSARVMSVLEDMAPAVEVYSIDEAFLDLTGVNHIHCLETFGQQMRQRVLRWTGIATGVGIAPTKTLAKLANHAAKQYPATGGVVDLSCPERQRRLLQRVPVSDVWGVGRRLNRQLQEQGVQTAADLAAMPPRLARQRFSVVLERTIRELNGESCLSLEQQPAVKQQIICSRSFGQRISQFEEMKQAVCTYAARAAEKLRQEGQFAKVVSVFIRTSPFRPGEPFYSNTATAELPIPDDDSRVIINRAVLLLRQLWRDDHLYMKAGVMLGDFHAPGCYQPELFDTPTASPGSRELMQVLDHINQSGRGQVFFAGQGMRTGWAMKRERLSPSYTTRWEDIPCVR
- a CDS encoding LexA family protein; protein product: MSAVIIGRGGVFQPLWIPLQLESVCAGFPSPAQDYVEQVLDLNQLCVQRPAATFFVRVRGDSMLEAGICPGDILVVDRSLEAVSGDTVVASLDNDFTVKELQLKPAPRLLPRNRRYPVIEVRAEQELEIFGVVVGVVRQMRRG